A genomic window from Streptomyces broussonetiae includes:
- a CDS encoding ABC transporter ATP-binding protein, with protein sequence MQIQDLPYSDPGVPDARSGPRFLWWLWRNQLGGQLKSLAWGLLHFVSVSALPFCVGLAVQAVVDRSGTRLALTGGLMLLCGTGIAVGDTFLHRTAVTNWITAAARVQQLLARKASQLGSALTRRVAAGEVVAVSTGDVEKIGWFVEAVSRFTAAALTVVVVCVGLLVYQPALGVIVAVGLPVVALAALPLLPRATRRADVQREKAGRATELASDTVAGLRVLRGIGGEELFLDRYRRASQEVRHAAVRSARMWSLISAIQVLLPGLLLIAVVWHGVHLARQGRITVGELVTVYSAVMILNYPLRHFEEIAMAYSFSRPSAKRAARVLSLERATDTDGTRAAEVPTGDLYDPDTGLIAPAGRLTAVVCGDPDAAGRLAARLGGHPAEPGPSVLLDGVALDELPLDSARTAVLVQDKDPVLLSGTLRELLDVPASGTVPAKDALAAAQCDDVLDALVQGASDSADPMDARITERGRSLSGGQRQRLALARSLVTDPEVLVLDEPTSAVDSHTEARIAEGLRRLRSDRTTVVFTSSPLLLDRADRVALIHEGAVVAVGLHRELLDDEPRYRSVVTRETDEELAAADVGALVGARQKREDIEEST encoded by the coding sequence ATGCAGATTCAAGACCTTCCGTATTCCGATCCGGGGGTCCCGGACGCACGTTCGGGACCCCGATTCCTGTGGTGGCTCTGGCGCAACCAGCTGGGCGGGCAGCTGAAATCACTCGCCTGGGGCCTGCTGCACTTCGTCTCCGTGTCGGCGCTGCCCTTCTGCGTCGGCCTCGCCGTGCAGGCGGTCGTGGACCGCTCCGGCACCCGGCTCGCCCTGACGGGTGGTCTGATGCTGCTGTGCGGCACGGGCATCGCCGTCGGCGACACCTTCCTGCACCGCACCGCCGTCACCAACTGGATCACGGCCGCCGCCCGGGTCCAGCAACTCCTGGCCCGCAAGGCCTCCCAGCTCGGCTCCGCCCTGACCCGGCGGGTCGCGGCCGGTGAGGTGGTGGCCGTGTCCACCGGCGACGTCGAGAAGATCGGCTGGTTCGTCGAGGCGGTCTCCCGGTTCACCGCGGCCGCGCTCACGGTGGTCGTGGTCTGTGTCGGCCTTCTCGTCTACCAGCCCGCCCTGGGCGTGATCGTCGCGGTCGGGCTGCCCGTCGTGGCGCTCGCGGCCCTGCCGCTGCTGCCCCGGGCCACGCGCCGCGCCGACGTGCAGCGCGAGAAGGCGGGCCGGGCCACCGAGCTGGCCTCGGACACGGTCGCCGGGCTGCGCGTGCTGCGTGGCATCGGCGGCGAGGAGCTGTTCCTCGACCGCTACCGCCGGGCCTCGCAGGAGGTACGGCACGCCGCGGTGCGCAGCGCCCGGATGTGGTCGCTGATCTCCGCCATCCAGGTGCTGCTGCCCGGGCTGCTGCTCATCGCCGTCGTCTGGCACGGCGTCCACCTGGCCCGCCAGGGCCGTATCACGGTCGGTGAACTCGTCACCGTCTACAGCGCGGTCATGATCCTCAACTACCCGCTGCGGCACTTCGAGGAGATCGCCATGGCGTACTCCTTCTCCCGTCCGTCGGCCAAACGGGCGGCCCGGGTGCTGTCGCTGGAGCGGGCCACGGACACCGACGGCACCCGCGCGGCCGAGGTCCCCACCGGGGATCTGTACGACCCCGACACCGGTCTGATCGCTCCTGCCGGCCGTCTCACCGCCGTGGTCTGCGGCGACCCCGACGCGGCGGGGCGCCTCGCGGCTCGGCTGGGCGGCCACCCCGCCGAGCCGGGCCCCTCGGTCCTGCTCGACGGTGTCGCCCTGGACGAACTCCCGCTGGACAGCGCACGAACCGCCGTCCTCGTCCAGGACAAGGACCCGGTGCTGCTGTCCGGCACCCTGCGCGAACTGCTCGACGTGCCCGCTTCCGGAACCGTACCGGCCAAGGACGCACTGGCCGCGGCGCAGTGCGACGACGTCCTGGACGCTCTGGTGCAGGGGGCGTCGGACAGCGCCGACCCGATGGACGCCCGGATCACCGAGCGTGGCCGCTCCCTGTCCGGCGGCCAGCGCCAGCGGCTCGCGCTCGCCCGGTCGCTGGTGACCGACCCCGAAGTGCTGGTGCTGGACGAGCCGACCTCCGCGGTGGACTCGCACACCGAGGCACGCATCGCGGAAGGGCTGCGCCGGCTGCGCTCGGACCGCACGACGGTGGTGTTCACCTCCTCGCCGCTGCTGCTCGACCGCGCCGACCGGGTTGCCCTGATCCACGAGGGGGCGGTCGTCGCGGTCGGCCTGCACCGCGAACTGCTCGACGACGAACCGCGGTACCGGTCCGTGGTGACACGCGAGACGGACGAAGAACTGGCCGCGGCCGACGTGGGTGCCCTGGTGGGCGCCCGACAGAAGCGGGAAGACATCGAGGAGAGCACATGA
- a CDS encoding ABC transporter ATP-binding protein, protein MIGVAPPAYDPAAPTTATTLPVGAAATVRAYVTELFRRHRRAFLLLIAVNTAAVIASMVGPYLLGDLVQRVSDRSRDLHLGPTAALFVLALAVQAVFVRQVRLRGAMLGERMLADLREDFLVRSVGLPPGVLERAGTGDLLSRITTDIDRLANAMREAVPQLAIGAVWALLLLGGLVVTAPPLAPAVLLAVPVLLAGCRWYFKRAPSGYRSEAAGYAAVAAALAETVDAGHTIEAQRLGDRRVALSERRIKEWTAWERYTLWLRSVLFPVINAVHVIVLGSVLMIGGVFVLQGWIGVGQLTTGALIAQMLVDPVNLILRWYDEVQVAQVSLARLVGVRDIEPDTGEAALAPDGRDVHADRVHFGYREGVDVLRKVSLEVAPGTRLALVGPSGAGKSTLGRLLAGIYAPRDGRITLGGAELSRMPAERVRSHVALVNQEHHVFVGSLRDNLLLARTGADDAELWAALGAVDADGWARALGDGLDTEVGSGGLALTPAQAQQIALARLVLADPHTLVLDEATSLLDPRAARHLERSLARVLDGRTVVAIAHRLHTAHDADVIAVVENGRISELGSHDELVTADGAYAALWQSWHG, encoded by the coding sequence ATGATCGGCGTTGCGCCACCGGCGTACGACCCGGCGGCCCCGACGACCGCCACCACCCTTCCCGTCGGCGCGGCCGCCACCGTGCGCGCCTATGTCACCGAGCTGTTCCGGCGGCACCGCCGGGCCTTCCTGCTGCTCATCGCCGTCAACACGGCGGCCGTGATCGCCTCCATGGTGGGCCCGTACCTGCTCGGCGATCTGGTCCAGCGGGTGTCCGACCGGTCGCGGGACCTCCATCTGGGCCCGACCGCCGCACTGTTCGTGCTCGCGCTGGCCGTACAGGCCGTGTTCGTACGGCAGGTGCGGCTGCGGGGTGCCATGCTCGGCGAGCGGATGCTGGCCGATCTGCGTGAGGACTTCCTCGTCCGCTCCGTCGGGCTGCCGCCGGGCGTGCTCGAACGGGCGGGCACCGGTGACCTGCTCTCCCGCATCACGACCGACATCGACCGCCTGGCCAACGCGATGCGCGAGGCCGTACCGCAGCTGGCGATCGGTGCCGTGTGGGCGCTGTTGCTCCTCGGCGGGCTCGTCGTGACGGCCCCGCCGCTGGCACCCGCCGTGCTGCTAGCCGTGCCGGTGCTACTGGCCGGATGCCGCTGGTACTTCAAGCGGGCGCCCTCCGGCTACCGCTCCGAGGCCGCCGGGTACGCCGCAGTCGCCGCCGCCCTCGCCGAGACCGTCGACGCGGGTCACACCATCGAGGCCCAGCGCCTGGGCGACCGCCGCGTCGCCCTGTCGGAGCGGCGGATCAAGGAGTGGACCGCCTGGGAGCGCTACACCCTGTGGCTGCGGAGCGTGCTCTTCCCCGTCATCAACGCCGTCCACGTCATCGTGCTCGGCTCGGTCCTGATGATCGGCGGCGTGTTCGTCCTGCAGGGCTGGATCGGGGTCGGCCAGCTGACCACCGGCGCCCTGATCGCGCAGATGCTCGTCGACCCGGTCAACCTGATCCTGCGCTGGTACGACGAGGTGCAGGTCGCCCAGGTCTCGCTGGCCCGCCTGGTCGGCGTGCGGGACATCGAACCGGACACCGGGGAGGCGGCGCTGGCTCCCGACGGGCGGGACGTACACGCCGACCGCGTGCACTTCGGCTACCGCGAGGGTGTCGACGTGCTCCGCAAGGTCTCGCTGGAGGTCGCGCCGGGCACCCGGTTGGCCCTGGTCGGCCCCTCGGGGGCGGGCAAGTCCACGCTGGGCAGGCTGCTCGCCGGGATCTATGCGCCCCGGGACGGCAGGATCACCCTGGGTGGCGCGGAACTGTCCCGGATGCCGGCCGAACGCGTCCGTTCGCACGTCGCCCTCGTCAACCAGGAGCACCACGTCTTCGTCGGCTCCCTGCGCGACAACCTCCTGCTGGCCCGCACCGGGGCCGACGACGCCGAGCTGTGGGCGGCCCTGGGCGCGGTCGACGCCGACGGCTGGGCGCGGGCCCTGGGCGACGGCCTGGACACCGAGGTCGGCTCCGGCGGCCTGGCGCTCACCCCGGCGCAGGCCCAGCAGATCGCGCTGGCCCGGCTGGTGCTGGCCGATCCGCACACGCTGGTCCTGGACGAGGCGACCTCGCTGCTGGACCCGCGCGCGGCACGCCATCTGGAACGCTCCCTGGCCCGTGTCCTGGACGGCCGCACGGTGGTCGCCATCGCCCACCGCCTGCACACCGCCCACGACGCCGACGTGATCGCCGTCGTCGAGAACGGCCGGATCAGCGAGCTGGGCAGCCATGACGAGCTGGTCACGGCGGACGGCGCGTACGCGGCCCTGTGGCAGTCCTGGCACGGGTGA
- a CDS encoding DUF5709 domain-containing protein codes for MDNSDGWGDDVYQPDPSEIREDSGVLDVEDTLDFDGVDDPLDRGWSPPERPWAVEHAGVTAAERQAGETLDQRLAEEQPDLGTSDGDGIGDCDGTDGELLDNEVGNLRSGRLVAPDEGAHEDDEAALVATDVGIDGAAASAEEAAMHIVDEDSLPG; via the coding sequence GTGGACAACTCCGACGGCTGGGGGGACGACGTCTACCAGCCCGACCCCTCGGAGATCCGGGAGGACTCGGGGGTCCTCGACGTCGAGGACACACTGGACTTCGACGGCGTCGACGACCCGCTCGACCGCGGTTGGTCCCCTCCCGAGCGGCCGTGGGCGGTGGAACACGCCGGTGTGACAGCGGCCGAACGCCAGGCCGGCGAGACCCTGGACCAGCGGCTGGCCGAGGAGCAGCCCGACCTCGGCACGTCCGACGGCGACGGCATCGGTGACTGCGACGGCACCGACGGGGAACTCCTGGACAACGAGGTCGGCAACCTCCGCTCCGGCCGGCTGGTGGCTCCCGACGAGGGAGCGCACGAGGACGACGAAGCCGCTCTGGTCGCCACCGATGTCGGTATCGACGGCGCCGCCGCTTCCGCGGAGGAGGCCGCGATGCACATCGTCGACGAGGACTCTCTGCCCGGCTGA
- a CDS encoding type B 50S ribosomal protein L31 yields the protein MQQDKHPDYHAVVFRDRAAGYAFLTRSTAQSEQTIEWDDGESYPVIDVEISSESHPFYTGKARTVDTEGRIARFERRYGGTESGATG from the coding sequence ATGCAGCAGGACAAGCACCCCGACTACCACGCCGTGGTCTTCCGCGACCGAGCCGCTGGATACGCGTTCCTGACCCGGTCGACCGCACAGAGTGAGCAGACCATCGAGTGGGACGACGGGGAGAGCTACCCGGTGATCGACGTGGAGATCTCCTCCGAGAGCCATCCCTTCTACACGGGCAAGGCCCGCACGGTCGATACCGAGGGGCGCATCGCCCGTTTCGAGCGCCGGTACGGCGGGACCGAGTCGGGCGCGACCGGCTGA
- a CDS encoding metal-dependent hydrolase, whose amino-acid sequence MMGPAHSLSGAAAWLGVGAAAAAAGHPMPWPVLLVGALICAGAALAPDLDHKAATISRAFGPISHAICEIVDKLSHAVYKATRMKGDPRRNGGHRTLTHTWLWAVLIGAGCSAAAITGGRWAVLAILFVHMVLAIEGLLWRAARGSSADVLVWLLAATSAWILAGILDKPGNGSDWLFTEPGQQYLWLGLPVVLGALVHDIGDALTVSGCPILWPIPVGRKRWYPLGPPKGMRFRAGSWVELKVLMPAFMLLGGVGCAAALNVI is encoded by the coding sequence ATGATGGGACCAGCACACTCACTGTCGGGGGCCGCGGCCTGGCTCGGCGTCGGAGCGGCGGCCGCCGCGGCCGGTCACCCGATGCCCTGGCCGGTCCTCCTCGTCGGTGCCCTGATCTGCGCCGGCGCCGCGCTTGCCCCCGACCTCGACCACAAAGCGGCGACCATCTCGCGCGCCTTCGGGCCGATCTCCCATGCGATCTGCGAGATCGTGGACAAGCTGTCCCACGCCGTCTACAAGGCGACCAGGATGAAGGGCGACCCGCGCCGCAACGGCGGCCACCGCACACTGACGCACACCTGGCTGTGGGCGGTCCTGATCGGCGCGGGCTGCTCGGCGGCGGCGATCACGGGGGGCCGCTGGGCGGTGCTGGCGATCCTGTTCGTGCACATGGTGCTGGCGATCGAGGGTCTGCTGTGGCGGGCGGCCCGGGGCTCCAGCGCCGATGTCCTGGTCTGGCTGCTGGCGGCGACCAGCGCATGGATCCTCGCGGGGATCCTGGACAAGCCCGGAAACGGTTCCGACTGGCTGTTCACCGAGCCTGGCCAGCAGTACCTGTGGCTGGGGCTGCCGGTCGTGCTCGGCGCGCTGGTGCACGACATCGGGGACGCGCTGACCGTGTCCGGCTGCCCGATCCTGTGGCCCATTCCGGTGGGCCGCAAGCGCTGGTATCCGCTGGGGCCGCCGAAGGGGATGCGGTTCCGGGCCGGCAGCTGGGTGGAGCTGAAGGTGCTGATGCCCGCGTTCATGCTGCTGGGTGGGGTGGGCTGCGCAGCCGCGCTCAACGTGATCTGA
- a CDS encoding DEAD/DEAH box helicase — protein sequence MTLIDQLPPTADPDALYEAFESWAQERGLTLYPHQEEALIEAVSGANVIVSTPTGSGKSMIAAGAHFAALARDEVTFYTAPIKALVSEKFFELCKLFGTENVGMLTGDASVNADAPVICCTAEVLASIALRDGRNADVGQVVMDEFHFYAEGDRGWAWQIPLLELPQAQFILMSATLGDVSFFEKDLARRTGRPTSVVRSATRPVPLSYEYQLTPLTETLTDLLESKQAPVYIVHFTQAQAVERAQALMSINMCSREEKDQIAELIGNFRFTTKFGRNLSRYVRHGIGVHHAGMLPKYRRLVEKLAQAGLLKVICGTDTLGVGVNVPIRTVLFTALTKYDGSRVRTLRAREFHQIAGRAGRAGFDTAGLVVAQAPEHVIENEKALAKAGDDPKKRRKVVRKKAPEGFVGWTDNTFQKLIESEPEPLTSRFRVTHTMLLSVIARPGNAFEAMRHLLEDNHEPRRQQLRHIRRAIAIYRSLLDGGIVEKLDTPDAEGRIVRLTVDLQQDFALNQPLSTFALAAFELLDPESPSYALDMVSVVESTLDDPRQILAAQQNKARGEAVAAMKADGVEYEERMERLQDVSYPKPLEELLFHAYNTYRKSHPWVGDHPLSPKSVIRDMYERALSFTELVSFYELARTEGIVLRYLASAYKTLDHTIPDDLKSEDLQDLIEWLGEMVRQVDSSLLDEWEQLANPEEMTAEEAQEKADEVKPVTANARAFRVLVRNAMFRRVELAALDQVEELGELDAESGWDADAWGEAMDKYWDEYEDLGTGPDARGPKLLVIKEEPENGLWRVRQIFDDPNGDHDWGISAEVDLVASDAEGRAVVRVTDVGQL from the coding sequence GTGACCCTCATCGATCAGCTGCCGCCGACCGCCGACCCCGACGCCCTGTACGAAGCCTTCGAGTCGTGGGCACAGGAGCGCGGTCTGACCCTCTATCCCCACCAGGAGGAGGCGCTGATCGAGGCGGTGTCCGGGGCGAACGTGATCGTCTCGACGCCCACCGGATCCGGCAAAAGCATGATCGCCGCGGGTGCGCACTTCGCCGCGCTGGCCCGGGACGAGGTCACCTTCTACACCGCCCCGATCAAGGCACTGGTGTCGGAGAAGTTCTTCGAGCTGTGCAAGCTCTTCGGCACCGAGAACGTCGGCATGCTCACCGGCGACGCCTCCGTGAACGCCGACGCTCCCGTGATCTGCTGCACCGCCGAGGTGCTGGCGTCGATCGCGCTGCGCGACGGCAGGAACGCGGACGTCGGTCAGGTCGTCATGGACGAGTTCCACTTCTACGCCGAGGGTGACCGTGGCTGGGCCTGGCAGATCCCGCTGCTGGAACTCCCCCAGGCGCAGTTCATCCTGATGTCGGCCACTTTGGGTGATGTGTCCTTCTTCGAGAAGGACCTCGCCCGCCGCACCGGCCGCCCCACCTCGGTCGTCCGCTCGGCGACCCGCCCGGTACCCCTCTCCTACGAGTACCAGCTCACCCCGCTCACCGAGACGCTCACCGACCTGCTGGAGAGCAAGCAGGCGCCGGTGTACATCGTGCACTTCACACAGGCGCAGGCCGTGGAGCGGGCGCAGGCTCTGATGAGCATCAACATGTGCTCGCGCGAGGAGAAGGACCAGATCGCCGAGCTGATCGGCAACTTCCGTTTCACCACCAAGTTCGGCCGCAACCTCTCCCGTTACGTCCGTCACGGCATCGGCGTCCACCACGCCGGCATGCTGCCCAAGTACCGCCGCCTGGTGGAGAAGCTCGCCCAGGCCGGTCTGCTGAAGGTCATCTGCGGCACGGACACGCTCGGCGTGGGCGTCAATGTGCCGATCCGCACGGTGCTGTTCACGGCGTTGACCAAGTACGACGGCAGCCGCGTGCGCACTCTGCGCGCCCGTGAGTTCCACCAGATCGCGGGCCGGGCCGGACGCGCCGGGTTCGACACGGCGGGGCTCGTCGTGGCGCAGGCGCCCGAGCACGTCATCGAGAACGAGAAGGCTCTGGCGAAGGCGGGCGACGACCCGAAGAAGCGGCGCAAGGTGGTGCGCAAGAAGGCGCCTGAGGGCTTTGTCGGCTGGACGGACAACACCTTCCAGAAGTTGATCGAGTCGGAGCCGGAGCCGCTGACGTCCCGTTTCCGGGTGACGCACACGATGCTGCTGTCGGTGATCGCCCGCCCGGGCAACGCCTTCGAGGCGATGCGTCACCTGCTGGAGGACAACCACGAGCCGCGCAGGCAGCAGCTCAGGCACATCCGCCGGGCCATCGCGATCTACCGCTCGCTGCTCGACGGCGGGATCGTGGAGAAGCTCGACACGCCGGACGCCGAGGGCCGCATCGTCCGGCTCACGGTGGACCTCCAGCAGGACTTCGCGCTCAACCAGCCGCTGTCCACGTTCGCCCTCGCCGCCTTCGAACTGCTCGACCCCGAGTCGCCGTCCTACGCGCTCGACATGGTCTCCGTCGTGGAGTCCACCCTGGACGACCCGCGACAGATCCTCGCCGCCCAGCAGAACAAGGCACGCGGCGAGGCTGTGGCCGCGATGAAGGCGGACGGCGTCGAGTACGAAGAGCGCATGGAGCGCCTGCAGGACGTCAGCTATCCCAAGCCGCTGGAAGAGCTGCTCTTCCACGCCTACAACACCTATCGCAAGAGTCACCCGTGGGTCGGCGACCACCCGCTGTCACCCAAGTCCGTCATCCGCGACATGTACGAACGGGCGCTGTCCTTCACGGAGTTGGTGTCCTTCTACGAGCTGGCCCGCACCGAGGGCATCGTCCTGCGCTACCTGGCCAGCGCCTACAAGACCCTCGACCACACCATCCCGGACGATCTGAAGTCCGAGGACCTGCAGGACCTCATCGAGTGGCTGGGCGAGATGGTGCGCCAGGTGGACTCCAGCCTGCTGGACGAGTGGGAGCAGCTGGCCAACCCGGAGGAGATGACCGCCGAGGAGGCCCAGGAGAAGGCCGACGAGGTCAAGCCGGTCACCGCCAACGCGCGCGCCTTCCGGGTGCTGGTCCGCAATGCCATGTTCCGCCGCGTGGAGCTGGCCGCCCTCGACCAGGTCGAGGAACTGGGCGAGCTGGACGCCGAGTCCGGCTGGGACGCCGACGCCTGGGGCGAGGCAATGGACAAGTACTGGGACGAGTACGAGGATCTCGGCACCGGTCCCGACGCCCGCGGCCCCAAGCTCCTGGTCATCAAGGAGGAGCCGGAGAACGGCCTCTGGCGGGTCCGCCAGATCTTCGACGACCCGAACGGCGACCACGACTGGGGCATCAGCGCGGAAGTCGATCTCGTGGCCTCGGACGCCGAGGGCCGTGCGGTCGTCCGTGTCACGGACGTCGGCCAGCTGTGA
- a CDS encoding acyl-CoA thioesterase, with protein MTNPAERLVDLLDLEQIEVNIFRGRSPQESLQRVFGGQVAGQALVAAGRTADGDRPVHSLHAYFLRPGRPGVPIVYQVERVRDGRSFTTRRVTAVQQGRAIFNLTASFHKPEEGPFEHQLPPAREVPHPESLPTVSEEIRKHLGALPEQLERMARRQPFDIRYVDRLRWNAEEIEGAEPRSAVWMRAVGPLGDDPLVHTCALTYASDMTLLDAVRIPVEPLWGPRNFDLASLDHAMWFHRPFRADEWFLYDQESPIAVGGRGLARGRIYNLEGQLIVSVVQEGLFRKLS; from the coding sequence ATGACGAATCCGGCCGAGAGACTGGTCGACCTCCTCGACCTGGAGCAGATCGAGGTCAACATCTTCCGTGGCCGCAGCCCGCAGGAGTCCCTGCAGCGGGTCTTCGGCGGCCAGGTGGCGGGCCAGGCGCTGGTCGCCGCCGGCCGCACCGCGGACGGCGACCGCCCGGTGCACTCGCTGCACGCGTACTTCCTGCGGCCGGGACGCCCGGGCGTGCCGATCGTGTACCAGGTGGAGCGGGTCCGCGACGGCAGGTCGTTCACGACGCGCCGGGTCACGGCCGTACAGCAGGGCCGCGCGATCTTCAATCTGACCGCTTCCTTTCACAAGCCCGAGGAAGGACCGTTCGAGCACCAGCTGCCACCGGCCCGCGAGGTGCCGCACCCCGAGTCGCTGCCGACGGTCTCCGAGGAGATCCGCAAGCACCTGGGCGCACTGCCCGAGCAGTTGGAGCGGATGGCCCGCCGCCAGCCCTTCGACATCCGCTACGTCGACCGGTTGCGCTGGAACGCCGAGGAGATAGAGGGCGCCGAGCCACGCAGCGCCGTGTGGATGCGCGCGGTCGGACCGCTCGGTGACGACCCGCTGGTCCACACGTGCGCGCTGACCTACGCCAGTGACATGACGCTCCTGGACGCGGTCCGCATTCCGGTCGAACCCCTGTGGGGGCCGCGGAACTTCGATCTGGCCTCACTGGACCACGCCATGTGGTTCCACCGGCCGTTCCGCGCGGACGAGTGGTTCCTGTACGACCAGGAGTCGCCGATCGCGGTGGGCGGCCGGGGTCTGGCCCGGGGGCGCATCTACAACCTGGAGGGGCAGCTGATCGTGTCCGTGGTGCAGGAGGGGCTGTTCCGCAAGCTGAGCTGA
- a CDS encoding MFS transporter, giving the protein MAGRSAHRCGAPRALGASLAALTAGLLVRSLPGVLFLWAGTVVVAAGIAHGNVLLPSVIRSSVPENRIGQVTGLHVTAMGLLAAVSSGVSVPPADHLPGGWRTALGCWTVLAVPAFVVWAPRHRRTDSPAPAPAPAPARARAPARALRERIPWRSALAWQVSGFMGLQSLGFHTTIASSSRWSASPPAVRCHSLRAGARTSGSWQRPRRRSFPWASPS; this is encoded by the coding sequence ATGGCCGGCCGCAGCGCACACCGGTGCGGAGCGCCACGCGCTCTGGGCGCCTCACTGGCCGCGCTGACAGCCGGGCTGCTGGTGCGTTCCCTGCCCGGGGTGCTCTTCCTGTGGGCGGGAACTGTGGTGGTCGCAGCCGGGATCGCCCACGGCAACGTACTGCTGCCCTCGGTGATCAGGAGCAGCGTGCCGGAAAACCGGATCGGCCAGGTGACCGGCCTCCACGTCACCGCGATGGGCCTGCTGGCCGCCGTGTCGTCCGGGGTGTCGGTGCCGCCGGCCGACCATCTGCCCGGCGGATGGCGCACCGCCCTGGGCTGCTGGACCGTACTGGCTGTGCCGGCCTTCGTGGTGTGGGCGCCGCGGCACCGGCGCACAGACTCTCCGGCACCGGCACCGGCACCGGCACCGGCACGGGCACGGGCACCGGCACGTGCGCTCCGCGAGCGCATCCCATGGCGCTCCGCCCTCGCCTGGCAGGTCAGCGGTTTCATGGGGCTGCAGTCACTCGGCTTCCACACCACGATCGCTTCCTCTTCCAGATGGTCGGCCTCCCCTCCAGCAGTGCGCTGCCATTCCTTACGCGCAGGTGCCAGGACCAGCGGATCCTGGCAGCGACCGCGTCGACGATCGTTTCCCTGGGCTTCGCCCTCCTGA
- a CDS encoding MFS transporter produces MVGLPSSSALPFLTRRCQDQRILAATASTIVSLGFALLTAASQWAVVSGVLTGLGGGALLALAPAFQGRRAADASQAAALASMAQSVGHLVAAIGPLLLGALHDLTGGRTLPLLLLVALTPIQTDGLVVTEESTVTGVPAERTTLEPAGNRVTAIGGGTAAAELRRYAPDDYCIRHALIGLNPKVRSAGGTPFEREKHAGAFHFGLDGLTAQGTVDRSGPGHAHCDCQFDAPTVTLDGERFVDNGRLLLLDDPHIRELAQKSGPAQILLNPNPRRVLPPPLQPLTRLRAARGLRNPHAAVTFAP; encoded by the coding sequence ATGGTCGGCCTCCCCTCCAGCAGTGCGCTGCCATTCCTTACGCGCAGGTGCCAGGACCAGCGGATCCTGGCAGCGACCGCGTCGACGATCGTTTCCCTGGGCTTCGCCCTCCTGACGGCGGCCTCCCAGTGGGCCGTCGTGTCCGGCGTACTCACGGGCCTGGGAGGCGGAGCGTTACTGGCCCTGGCGCCGGCCTTCCAGGGCCGGCGCGCGGCGGACGCATCACAGGCGGCAGCCCTGGCCTCGATGGCCCAGTCCGTCGGACATCTCGTGGCCGCCATCGGGCCGCTCCTCCTCGGCGCCCTGCACGACCTCACCGGCGGACGGACGCTGCCGCTCCTCCTGCTGGTCGCCCTGACTCCGATCCAGACCGACGGCCTCGTCGTGACCGAGGAGTCCACGGTCACGGGTGTCCCCGCCGAACGAACCACTCTGGAGCCGGCCGGCAACCGCGTGACCGCCATCGGCGGCGGCACGGCTGCCGCCGAACTGCGCCGCTACGCACCCGACGACTACTGCATCCGCCACGCCCTCATCGGCCTCAACCCCAAAGTACGGTCCGCGGGCGGCACCCCGTTCGAACGCGAGAAGCACGCCGGAGCGTTCCACTTCGGCCTCGACGGCCTCACCGCGCAGGGCACGGTCGACCGCAGCGGCCCCGGACACGCCCACTGCGACTGCCAGTTCGACGCGCCCACCGTCACCCTTGACGGCGAGCGTTTCGTCGACAACGGCCGCCTGCTCCTCCTCGACGATCCGCACATCCGGGAACTCGCCCAGAAGTCCGGCCCCGCGCAGATCCTCCTCAACCCCAACCCCCGCCGCGTCCTGCCACCGCCGCTACAGCCGCTGACCCGGCTCCGGGCGGCCCGAGGGTTGAGGAATCCTCACGCTGCAGTGACGTTCGCGCCCTAA